The Thermosynechococcus sp. CL-1 genomic interval GCAATCTCTGGGTCTTCAGTAGAAACAACGATGCGATCAAATAAGCAGGAGTCTTGAGCGATCGCGATCGCGTAAGCAATCATCGGCTTTCCACAGAAGTTACGGATGTTTTTACGAGGAATTCGCTTGCTTCCTCCCCGCGCAGGAATAATCGCGACTTTCATTATGTTAGGGTTGCAGTATAGTTCGTCAGTAGTTTACTGGTTCTCTTTATGAGTCATCCTGCGCTCTACAATACCGATTTTTATGCGTGGACGCAAGAGCAGTGTCAAGCTCTTGTCAATAAGGCATGGGCAGATCTGGATGGATTAAATTATGTTTTCCCCTGTCTTTATCTATAGCGATCGCTTCCTCGAACACCGCTGCCGCCAGTTTCACTTTGAGCGACCCGAACGGTTAGTGGCCATCCGTCAGCACTTACAGGCAGCATTTCCAGCAGCAGAATGGCGTGAACCTACGCCTGTCGGAGAAGGATTAACTCCTTGGCTGGAAAAGGTACATAGTCGGGTGTATTTAGACCAATTAAGGCGGATTGCAGCAGAAGGGGGTGGCTGGCTAGATCCCGATACCTACCTCAATGACCAGAGCGATCGCGTAGCACGATTAGCAGTACAGGCGTGGCTCGATGGGGTAGATTTAGCTGTACAGCGGCAGCAACCGATTTTTGTTTTGGCACGCCCCCCCGGCCACCATGCGTTGCGGGAGCGGGGAATGGGCTTTTGCCTACTAGCGAATGCAGCCATTGCTGCCCACTATGCCCTCAGTCTGCCAAGGATAAGACGAGTCGCAATTCTCGATTGGGATGTCCACCACGGCAATGGTACCCAAGCACTGGTTCAAGACCATCCTCGGATTGCCTATTGTTCGCTCCATGAGTTTCCTGCCTATCCCTATACGGGGGATGGGGGCGATCGCGGCCCCTACAATAACGTCCTCAACTTACCCATGCCCACAGGCTCCACTGGAGCGGCCTATCGCACTGCTTTTCAAGATCAAGTCATGCCCTTTTTGCAGCAATTTGGCGCAGATGTGCTTATCATCAGTGCGGGCTACGATGCCCACCGCGATGATCCCCTTTCTAGCATTGAATTACAGGAGGCAGACTATGGCTGGATGATGCACCAGTGCTTGCAGATCACTCACTGTATTGTCATTGGCTTGGAGGGAGGGTACAACCTTAATGCCTTGGGGCGATCGCTAGTTGCTACAGTTAAGGTGATGGCTCACGACTAAAAATGCCATCTACTTGAAGCAAGTGACCAGTACTTAAGTCTGCAAATCCAGGGACTAAACCGACTAGCCTATAACCATAACCCTTCATCAATCCAAGCATATCCTCAAATAAAATTTCACCTTCATATAAGCTGACTAGTGACATTTCCAGTTGAATTAGAAGAATTTTTTTCAAAGAGTTTTCTGCACCTTTCAATACTTTACTTTCAAATCCTTGAGTATCTATTTTCATAAAAATTTTATCTTGTGAACTAGCTATATTAATAAAAATAGAATCTAGTGTTTTGATAGTAATATTCTCTTTAGATATATATTTTGAATTTGGTGCAGCATACAAATGGGCTTGCATCATGTTTAAGAGAGAGCTACTATAACTATTTTCAGAAATATTAATTTCAGCTTCACCGGTAAAGTCACCTAGGGCATAATTATAAACAGTCCACAGCTGATCATTTCTAGCCTTTATTTCTAGTATTTTGAATGCTGAACTTAAAGGCTCAAAAGAGTTAATTTTACCTGAATAACCAATTTGATCACGTAGAAGCGATACAAACTGACCAGTGTTTGCACCTACATCAATTATGTTATCAATTTGATAAAATTTGATTAACCTAGCAAGTCGAGCAACTGGATGGGAATCAGGACGGTAACGAACAAGATCATAGCCAAATTTGCGAAATATTTTTTTGATAAAATTTTTTAAGTTAGTCATTTTTGTTTTTGAGTTACTATTCAAGATAAGCATTTATTAAATTACTAAATTTGAAATAAATTCTTCTTAGAAGATATGTTAAATTTTTTGGAAAATACAGATACTTACCTCCATAACGTTCTTCAAAATCGCGTTGATCTAGTTCTTTATTCAAACTAATATCAACTGGATGTATAATTTCTCCAATAGAAAATACTGGCAGATTTGCCAAAGAGTCATTGGGGTTGTGTGTATGTGTGGCATCGCTCCCATAACCTATATTACTGACCAAGTTAACAATTGGAGTTACAGTAAAAGATTGTGGTGCATAGTACCATTTGCAAGCTAGCCACTGATAATCCCAAGTATCGATCTTACCTTGATAGGTAAGGTCAAAGATTTTTTGCCAATATCTACGTTCAACAGGATCATCAAACCTCATTTTCCACTCTACAGAGCTTTTCCATAAAGGCCAAAAAGGAATATCAACTTGATATTTCTTCCATGATCGTCTCCAAGTTGCCCATCCCCATATATGGCAGTATTTTGAAAAATAGTAGCTACTCTGATTTTGTATCATCCGCTTCTGAAAATTGTTTCCTGTAATTGCCCAGACGTTTGAGTCATTTACATAATAGTCAAGCAATTCATCACAAAACCTAAAAAAGTCAGGATGGGGCAAACAGTCATCTTCTAGAATAATCCCCTTTTCTTCATGCTCAAAAAACCAAGTAATAGCACTACTGACCGCTATCTTACACCCTAAGTTCTTCTCGCGAAACAAAGTATTAACTTCACAAGGCCAATCAACCTGTGTCGCAATTTCCCTCGCCTGCGCAACCTTCTCAGCTTCCTCTTCTCGATCTGCCCTAGGTCCATCAGCAGCCACATATAACCTTGGTGGCCGAGCCTGACGAATCGCCTCAAAAACTCGTTGTGTCGTATGAGGACGATTGAAAATGAGAAAAAGAACTGCTTTACTCAGCTTATACTCCATTTGCATCACTAAAGAGTTCGTAAATTTGTTCAGCACTATTTAATCTTACAAAGCTACCATCTGTTGGTTCTATTGAATAACCGAATTTCTTCTCGGCTTCTATGGGCGACATATTTGAAAAATCTAGTGCTATACCAATAATTCCACCGTTCTTAGTTACTCTAATCATTTCAGAAGCTGCCTTTTCAGGATTTTTGCTGTATGAGATAGTCCAGCCGCATATTATTACATCAAAGGAACTATCTTCATAGGGCATAGAGTGCATATCTCCAAGATCAATTAGAGGTGAGTAGCTTATTAAGTCTAGGCCTTTAACATTTTTGAAACCCCAACTGAATAATCGAAGTAAGTCGTTTTCAGTTCTTGGCCCAATCACTAGAATTGAAGACTCAGGAAACACTGTTTCTATACCCAATAATGGTACAATGAGTTTATTCATTCGAGGCATTAAAAAGTCTAATTTATGATTTTTAACTGACTTCATATTGTGAAATATAGTCAACTCAAATGCATTATCTGATTCTAATGACTTAATTCCGCGAGTTAGAGCAAAATATTTCAAACGAAGGGAGCCAATAAAAAATCTGACATAGTCAATTCTTAAAAACTGACATAATGAGTTACTAACTTTAGATTTAATCTTTTTCAGAAAATATTGCATTTCAACTCCTTTTTATAAATTGAAATAACCGGGTCAATTTTAGCTTCATTTCATATAATCTCGAAAAGATCTGATTTTCATAGGATAAATTCTCGTCCACAAATTTACCCTGAAATAAGTTATAAGGCTTGTAGTACGAAAATAAGTTTCCATAAAGCATATAATAATATCCAAAAGGAAGTGAGTTTTTAGTCTCTTTAGGTTCAAGTTTTTTCAAAGATAAGTAGTCCCTTAGCTCCTGCAACGATGATGGCTCGTAAGTACAGTCTAATCCTTTGTAAGTAGCATCACCAATAGTAATCACAGGTTTACCAAGATAGGCTGCTTCTACTCCCATAGTTGAGCCATAAACAATAATCAGATCAGAGTTTTTAGCTAGCGCATAGGAATCAACCGGAGAGTAACTAGGTACTACCAATACATTCTTACCATTAAGGTTATTCCAAGAATCTCTCAGTTTCTGACTCTTTTGTTCTTTATGAGGATGAACACGTATAACTAGCTCTACGTCATCTAGTTGTGCTGCATAATTTATAAGCCAATGAATTGATTCAATTTGTGACTTAAAAATAGGATGTTCTATTGAGTCTTCAACATAGATATATTCATCGTCACTGGAACTATAATACGTCCATCTATACTTTTTACTTTTTTCAGGAACCATCCCTTTTATCTGCTTTTCTGTGAAAGAAACCCAGCCGATTCCTTCACCTTTTATTTTTCTTAAAAAGTAAGATTCTGCTATTTCTTCTTTATTTTGATCTTGAGAAAGCTCCCACATTTCCTTTATTGATGCCCTAATAGCCTTAAAGTCATGGGGAGACTTATCCGATAAATAGTATCGCTCTTTTGTTGCGCCTCTTTCATGATATAGTAGAGGTATTGAATATTTTTTACATACATCAATAATTGGTTTCGAACAAGCATATCTTCCATTGTATGTTATGACTTTAAGAGGATTAAAACATTTAATTAATCTTTCTGCTGTTAGATATGTAGCGATTGCTGATTTGAAGTACCGCTCAATTAAGTTTTTATTGATATAGGGTTCTGGATCTTTCATGTATGAAACATAGGAGCTTGCAACTCCCATACCAATCTTAAAATCATCTATTCTTATTTCTTTTATCGATTGAATATCATTACAATTATCAATTTGATTCTGGATATTCTCAAAGATTAATTTAGTTGATACTTCATCAGGAATTTCTATCCAGCAATTTTCAATACCGTATCTATTAAGAACTCTAAAGAGAGCTCTTACACGATTTTGACGACTTCTAGGAATAAATAATTTAGGTTTTGGAATATAGTCATCAGGATTATCTACATCAATGAATGCAATACCAACCTCAAGATCATTTGTTTTTTTGAGTTCAATAGCAATCTCACCAGAGGTTTCTAAGTGAGGACAGTAGGCAAACGTTTCTATCAGTAATATATCTACGGCCATTTTTACCTTTTATGTAGTAAACTTGATGATTAACAAACTTAAAATTTGTGCACTGAATTTAGCTGGAGTCACTTCGGATCGAAGTATAAGATATTCAGACTAGGAAACTTTGTCTTTTGTACAGTTTCAAAACTGTACTTTGTTCTTCATCATAAAGTAAATATGTAGGTTTGGTTACAATTCTATGCTGAAGATTAGCACGATCGCAAGAGGTAAAGTCCGTGTACAATAGGAACTCAAAATTTATAGCTATGCGGATGCCGTAGAGGGTCTATAGGATGTCTCAAGGACTGACAAGAGAGAGTAGCATACTGGTGACGGGGGGTACAGGGTCGTTTGGCCGTGCCTTTGTCAAGGAGGTGTTGCGGCAGTTCCCTGATATTCGACGTCTCGTCATTTTTAGCCGTGACGAGCTAAAGCAGTTCGAGATGGCTCAGGAGTTCCCCTACCAAAAGTATCTAGGTATCCGCTACTTCATTGGCGATGTTAGGGATCGCGATCGCCTACGCCGGGCTCTGAACAAGGTCGATATTGTGGTTCATGCGGCTGCCCTGAAGCAAGTGCCTGCGGCGGAATACAACCCCATTGAGTTTATTCGCACCAATGTCATGGGGGCCGAAAACGTCATTCAAGCCTGCCTCGACACCGGTGTCAAGCAAGTCATTGCCCTCTCCACCGACAAGGCGGCTGCCCCCATCAACCTCTACGGGGCAACAAAGCTCTGTAGTGACAAACTCTTCATTGCTGCCAATAACTTTGCGGGTCGTGATCTGCGGTTCAGTGTGGTTCGCTACGGCAACGTCATGGGGTCGCGAGGCTCCGTGATTCCTTTTTTCTTGAAAAAGCGCTGTGAGGGCTGCCTACCAATTACGGATCCAGCCATGACTCGCTTCAATATCTCC includes:
- a CDS encoding DUF29 family protein, with the protein product MSHPALYNTDFYAWTQEQCQALVNKAWADLDGLNYVFPCLYL
- a CDS encoding histone deacetylase; this encodes MFSPVFIYSDRFLEHRCRQFHFERPERLVAIRQHLQAAFPAAEWREPTPVGEGLTPWLEKVHSRVYLDQLRRIAAEGGGWLDPDTYLNDQSDRVARLAVQAWLDGVDLAVQRQQPIFVLARPPGHHALRERGMGFCLLANAAIAAHYALSLPRIRRVAILDWDVHHGNGTQALVQDHPRIAYCSLHEFPAYPYTGDGGDRGPYNNVLNLPMPTGSTGAAYRTAFQDQVMPFLQQFGADVLIISAGYDAHRDDPLSSIELQEADYGWMMHQCLQITHCIVIGLEGGYNLNALGRSLVATVKVMAHD
- a CDS encoding FkbM family methyltransferase → MLILNSNSKTKMTNLKNFIKKIFRKFGYDLVRYRPDSHPVARLARLIKFYQIDNIIDVGANTGQFVSLLRDQIGYSGKINSFEPLSSAFKILEIKARNDQLWTVYNYALGDFTGEAEINISENSYSSSLLNMMQAHLYAAPNSKYISKENITIKTLDSIFINIASSQDKIFMKIDTQGFESKVLKGAENSLKKILLIQLEMSLVSLYEGEILFEDMLGLMKGYGYRLVGLVPGFADLSTGHLLQVDGIFSREPSP
- a CDS encoding glycosyltransferase family 2 protein: MQMEYKLSKAVLFLIFNRPHTTQRVFEAIRQARPPRLYVAADGPRADREEEAEKVAQAREIATQVDWPCEVNTLFREKNLGCKIAVSSAITWFFEHEEKGIILEDDCLPHPDFFRFCDELLDYYVNDSNVWAITGNNFQKRMIQNQSSYYFSKYCHIWGWATWRRSWKKYQVDIPFWPLWKSSVEWKMRFDDPVERRYWQKIFDLTYQGKIDTWDYQWLACKWYYAPQSFTVTPIVNLVSNIGYGSDATHTHNPNDSLANLPVFSIGEIIHPVDISLNKELDQRDFEERYGGKYLYFPKNLTYLLRRIYFKFSNLINAYLE
- a CDS encoding class I SAM-dependent methyltransferase → MQYFLKKIKSKVSNSLCQFLRIDYVRFFIGSLRLKYFALTRGIKSLESDNAFELTIFHNMKSVKNHKLDFLMPRMNKLIVPLLGIETVFPESSILVIGPRTENDLLRLFSWGFKNVKGLDLISYSPLIDLGDMHSMPYEDSSFDVIICGWTISYSKNPEKAASEMIRVTKNGGIIGIALDFSNMSPIEAEKKFGYSIEPTDGSFVRLNSAEQIYELFSDANGV
- a CDS encoding DUF354 domain-containing protein; the protein is MAVDILLIETFAYCPHLETSGEIAIELKKTNDLEVGIAFIDVDNPDDYIPKPKLFIPRSRQNRVRALFRVLNRYGIENCWIEIPDEVSTKLIFENIQNQIDNCNDIQSIKEIRIDDFKIGMGVASSYVSYMKDPEPYINKNLIERYFKSAIATYLTAERLIKCFNPLKVITYNGRYACSKPIIDVCKKYSIPLLYHERGATKERYYLSDKSPHDFKAIRASIKEMWELSQDQNKEEIAESYFLRKIKGEGIGWVSFTEKQIKGMVPEKSKKYRWTYYSSSDDEYIYVEDSIEHPIFKSQIESIHWLINYAAQLDDVELVIRVHPHKEQKSQKLRDSWNNLNGKNVLVVPSYSPVDSYALAKNSDLIIVYGSTMGVEAAYLGKPVITIGDATYKGLDCTYEPSSLQELRDYLSLKKLEPKETKNSLPFGYYYMLYGNLFSYYKPYNLFQGKFVDENLSYENQIFSRLYEMKLKLTRLFQFIKRS
- the pseB gene encoding UDP-N-acetylglucosamine 4,6-dehydratase (inverting) is translated as MSQGLTRESSILVTGGTGSFGRAFVKEVLRQFPDIRRLVIFSRDELKQFEMAQEFPYQKYLGIRYFIGDVRDRDRLRRALNKVDIVVHAAALKQVPAAEYNPIEFIRTNVMGAENVIQACLDTGVKQVIALSTDKAAAPINLYGATKLCSDKLFIAANNFAGRDLRFSVVRYGNVMGSRGSVIPFFLKKRCEGCLPITDPAMTRFNISLQEGVEMVLWALQHSWGGEIFVPKIPSYRILDVAEAICPECEQQFVGIRPGEKIHEEMITTSDSYTTVDLGQYYAILPTQGRFTLEEYCAQTGATRVKPGFSYNSGTNDRFLSVEELRALIRQHVDPNFVPGRG